One window from the genome of Bufo bufo chromosome 4, aBufBuf1.1, whole genome shotgun sequence encodes:
- the LOC120999398 gene encoding uncharacterized protein LOC120999398 translates to MGDWMVKLDLKDAYLTVPVEDASRNLLCFSWQGSVWRFTCLPFGLSSAPWCFTKLMRPAMAWLRSRGVRLIIYLDDILIMAQDRSVLLDHLRWTMDLLSELGFLLNREKSCLSPSREMEFLGFMVDSTAGTLSLPSAKIRSIRKELLRARSSPRIPLRQLARIIGLLASSIQAVFPAPLHYRALQRLKIAHLRKGASYADWIPLDEETREELSWWIHNLHAWNGKAIFGQRPDFVVDSDASLSGWGAHCEGITTGGGWSEIETGFHINALELLAGSFAIKSFTRDTARSCIQLRMDNVSAVRYINGMGGTRSTILSRLAKDFWDYCLSKELVVLAEYLPGVHNIHADWSSRHLSDSSDWQLDPEHATGTILQLAPGCGSRGRGCIPPRLVQRDPLCVPAVPTDSADPHSSAPVCRGTDLAGPVLELPIMVPPPSGDDGRDPSPSPDVADSPPRPSPPATSSSPGRDTAPAGVSDFRGPWEVPGVSGTAKVLLENAWAPGTRRSYRSAWGFWADWCLARDLDPISAPVTEILHFLSSLFDQGKAYRTISLFRSAISASHQGFDGTPAGQHPLVCRLMRGSRLSRPPRPRFTTTWDVSRVLSFLSAWPQNSELSLRQLSAKLVTLLCLISCKRVSDVRALDHDARSYTPEGVTFDISRRTKTHIRSVSYPAFPASLRFVLWRALKNMKFALLLIDLESFRSSSFPRLGLLLR, encoded by the exons atgggcgattggatggtcaaatTGGACCTAAAAGACGCTTATCTTACAGTACCGGTAGAGGACGCGTCCAGAAATCTCCTCTGTTTCTCTTGGCAGGGCAGCGTTTGGCGGTTTACGTGCCTCCCATTCGGCCTCTCGTCGGCtccatggtgtttcaccaaactgatGCGCCCAGCCATGGCCTGGCTCCGCAGTCGGGGAGTTCGCCTCATcatttatctggacgatatcctgatcaTGGCTCAGGACCGTTCGGTGTTACTAGACCACCTTCGCTGGACCATGGACCTGCTCTCAGAGCTGGGGTTCCTGCTCAATCGGGAGAAGTCCTGTCTCTCTCCATCCCGAGAGATGGAGTTCCTCGGGTTCATGGTGGATTCCACAGCGGGGACCCTCAGCTTACCATCGGCCAAGATTCGGTCGATTCGCAAAGAACTGCTCAGAGCCAGGTCGTCCCCCCGTATCCCGTTACGTCAGCTGGCGAGGATAATAGGCCTTCTTGCATCATCCATCCAGGCGGTCTTCCCAGCCCCGCTCCATTACCGGGCTCTCCAGCGCCTGAAAATCGCTCATCTACGGAAGGGAGCTTCCTACGCGGACTGGATTCCCTTGGACGAGGAAACCAGGGAGGAGCTGtcctggtggatccacaactTGCATGCCTGGAACGGCAAGGCGATTTTTGGTCAGCGCCCGGATTTCGTGGTGGACTCGGACGCCAGCCTATCGGGCTGGGGGGCTCACTGCGAGGGAATCACGACTGGCGGAGGCTGGTCAGAAATAGAGACGGGGTTCCACATCAATGCGTTGGAACTGTTGGCGGGCTCTTTTGCAATCAAGAGCTTCACGAGGGACACGGCCAGATCCTGCATTCAATTGCGTATGGACAACGTGTCAGCTGTACGTTACATCAACGGCATGGGAGGAACCCGGTCCACCATTTTATCACGGTTGGCGAAGGACTTCTGGGACTATTGCCTATCCAAGGAATTGGTGGTCTTGGCAGAATACCTTCCGGGCGTTCACAACATCCACGCGGACTGGAGCTCTCGTCATCTTTCGGATTCCAGCGACTGGCAGTTAGATCC TGAACACGCAACTGGCACGATTttacagctggcgcccggatgCGGAAGCCGAGGCCGTGGATGCATTCCTCCAAGATTGGTCCAGAGGGATCCTCTATGCGTTCCCGCCGTTCCAACTGATTCCGCGGACCCTCATTCAAGTGCGCCGGTGTGTCGCGGAACTGACCTTGCTGGTCCCGTTTTGGAGCTCCCAATCATGGTTCCCCCACCTTCTGGAGATGATGGTAGAGATCCCTCGCCTTCTCCCGACGTCGCCGACTCTCCTCCGCGACCCTCGCCGCCAGCCACATCCTCTTCTCCTGGACGGGACACTGCGCCTGCTGGCGTGTCGGATTTCAGGGGACCCTGGGAGGTCCCGGGAGTTTCGGGTACAGCTAAAGTCCTTCTGGAGAACGCATGGGCCCCAGGAACCAGGAGATCTTATAGATCAGCCTGGGGGTTTTGGGCTGACTGGTGCTTGGCTAGGGACTTGGATCCCATTTCAGCACCTGTGACGGAGATTTTACATTTCCTGTCTTCCCTCTTCGACCAGGGCAAGGCGTATCGCACCATCAGCCTGTTCAGATCTGCCATCTCAGCGTCTCACCAAGGCTTTGACGGGACGCCTGCGGGTCAACACCCTTTGGTCTGCCGGCTGATGCGCGGCTCGCGTTTGTCTCGACCTCCGAGACCAAGGTTCACCACCACTTGGGACGTGTCTCGTGTTCTCTCCTTTTTGTCTGCTTGGCCCCAGAATTCTGAACTCTCCCTTAGGCAGTTGTCTGCGAAACTGGTCACTCTTCTCTGTTTGATTTCTTGCAAGCGGGTGTCcgatgtcagggctctggatcatgatgcCCGCTCCTACACCCCGGAAGGGGTCACGTTTGACATTTCTAGGAGGACTAAGACCCACATACGCTCGGTCTCCTATCCGGCTTTTCCTGCTTCCCTTCGCTTTGTCCTGTGGCGTGCCTTAAAGAATATGAAGTTCGCACTTCTCCTTATAGATCTCGAGAGCTTCCGCAGCTCTTCCTTTCCACGATTAGGCCTTTTGCTCCGGTGA